The Echinicola jeungdonensis genome segment CTGAAGGCCTTACTCCTCCTCCAAGTTATTTTCCTCAAAATGTAAAACTAAATATCCAGGGATATGAGAGTATAGATGAGGTATTACACCGTGGAGAACATCCTCTAAAACCCGAGGAGTTTGAAGCATTAGCAAATCAGACCGGTGCTGTTTTATTGGATACCAGGGCACCTCAGGAATTTGCTAAAGGTTTTATTCCTAATTCTATTAATATTGGAATTGATGGAAATTTTGCGGTTTGGGTAGGTACCTTGATACCAGATGTAAATAAAGAAATATTGGTCATAGCAGAAGAAGGAAGGGAAGAGGAAGTTATTACCCGTTTGGCCAGGGTAGGGTATGATCATGCGCTAGGCTACTTGGAAGGAGGCTTTGAAACATGGAAAAAAACCGGTAAAGAAATTGATTCCATTACCTCCATTTCTGTGGATGAATTGGCAAATAGAAAAGAAAGTGATCCTGATATTCAGGTCCTGGATGTCAGAAAAGGCAGTGAGTACGATAGTGAACATGTGGTTGGGGCTATTAATAGTCCATTAGATTATATCAATGAGCATATGGACAATATAGAAAAAGATAAAACCTATTATGTACATTGTGCAAGTGGTTATCGCTCTATGATTTTCAGTTCTATTATGAAAGCCAGGGGCTATGATCGAATAATTGATATCGATGGAGGATTTAAAGGGATAAAATCCTCAGGAAAATTTGAATTGACGGATTATACATGCCCCAGTTCCCAACTATAATAGAGTTGAGTAAAAAGTTCACCTAAACGAATTAGTTCAAGGATTTGTTGTGATAATTAATAAATGAAAATATAACCTGAACCTTTGTTGAGGAAAATTTGAGGAGATTATGGAGAGATTAATTGAATGGATAAGCCAACCGTGGCCATGGTATGTAGCGGGGCCGCTTTTGGGCTTGACTGTCCCTGTGCTGCTAATATTGGGAAATAAAACCTTTGGAGTGAGTTCTTCATTAAAGCATATTTGTGCGGCCTGTGTTCCGGCTAAAATTCCCTTTTTCAGCTATGATTGGAAAAAAGAGATTTGGAACATCTTATTTGTTTCAGGTATTTTGATGGGAGGAATAATAGCGGGGAATTTCCTGGCAGACCCGGAAGCGGTAGTGGTTGCTCAAAGTACCCAGGAAGATTTAGCTTTACTTGGTATTAGTCAGTATCAAAATTTATTGCCAGCAGAAATTTTTCCTGGAATAACCTGTTTTCAGTAAAAGGATTAATATTTTTTGTTTTGGGAGGCTTTATGATAGGTTTTGGAACCCGTTATGCAGGGGGCTGCACCTCAGGCCATGCCATTATGGGGATCAGTAATTTGCAATGGCCCTCAGTTGTAGCAACCATTTTCTTTATGTTGGGAGGTTTTGCAATGACTCATTTGCTTTTACCCCATTTAATGAAAATAGCTGGATTTTAAAATCGGGAGGAATATTATGAATGTTATAGAAAAAGAAAAAAAGTTTAGTGAAAAATTAGGGCAGCCCAATGCGGTTAAGGAAAAAGGTTTTCAACCCGAATTGCTAAAATACCTCTTTGTGGGAGTGTTTTTTGGTATTGTTTTGGTGAAATCTGAAGTGATATCCTGGTTTAGGATTCAAGAAATGTTCAGGTTGCAGTCCTTTTTTATGTATGGGGTAATCGGCTCTGCCGTAGCTGTTGGCATGCTGTCTGTGTTTATTATTAAAAAATGGAAAATCAAGTCACTTAACGGAGAACCCATAAAAATAAAAGATAAGGTATTCGATAAAGGCCAAATCTTTGGTGGATTCATATTTGGCCTGGGCTGGGCTCTGACAGGTGCTTGCCCTGGTCCTTTGTTTGCACAAGTTGGGGCGGGATTTACCGTTGTGGCCGTTACTTTATTAAGTGCTGTGGCCGGAACCTGGGTTTATGGGAAGTTTTCTGATAAACTGCCCCATTAAATTAATGACTTGGAAATATTATACCAATAAATAGTCCTTCATTGGCGAGGACTATTTTTTTTACTTAAATACTTTCTTGTAAACTGCTCTAATCAATAAAATAGCTAGAAAAAGGGTGATTCCAACAATGATAAATTCCATAATAATATTTATAAATATTCTGCAATGATAGCTATTCTTTAAAATTAATCTGGTCGGAATTTGAAAATAATATTACGAAAATTGGTTCATTTATTTTTTCCTTTCCTAAAGTGACCATTTGTGGCCAAAAAGTCCCTTACTTTGTAAAACAAACCTATTCCTATTGTAGAATGCAGTTATTAAGAAAGCGAAGAATTGCACTCAGCGGCCTGTTTTTTTTGGCAGGATTTTGTTTTTCCTCCTGGGCATCCAGGATTCCGGATTTTCAGCAGCAATTTGGGTTGAGTGAAGGTGAATTAGGATCCCTTTTATTGGGGATGCCTGTGGGGTCCCTAATTGCCTTGCCTTTGGCAGGTTGGGCCGTTCACCACTTTGGAAGCCGAATTGTGATTATTAGTGCCAGTATTGCCTATGCCATTTTTTTGGTCACTCTGGGGTTTACCCAAAGTATTTTTCAGTTGGCCATGACTGTGGTTGTATTTGGAATGATAGGTAATATTATGAACATTTCCCTCAATACTCAGGCTTTAGATGTGGAGGATGGTTATGCTAGAAATATTTTAGCCTCCTTCCATGGATTATGGAGCTTTGCCGGTTTTGCAGGTGCAGGGTTGGGAGCATTGATGATCCAGTTAAAATGGTCACCTCTTCAGCATTATTGGGTGGTAAGTGGGATTATGCTTGCCATTTTATTGGCCGCTCAGCCATTTTTATTTAAGGAAGAAAAAGAAAGCGATGGGGGAGGTCTTATTTTAAGGAAGCCGGATGCCCTTTTGTTAAGGATAGGGATGATAGGTTTTTTTGGAATGATGTGTGAAGGATGTATGTTTGACTGGAGCGGGGTTTATCTTAAAAAGGTGGTAGCCCCACCCGAAAACCTGGTTCCTTTGGGCTATGTAGCATTTATGGGAGCCATGGCTTCGGGGCGCTTTATCTCAGATGCCCTTTCCAATCT includes the following:
- a CDS encoding MBL fold metallo-hydrolase, which produces MKIEQIYTGCLSQGAYYIESDNEAVIIDPLREVNPYIQKAKRRNAKIKYVLETHFHADFVSGHKDLAAKTGATIVFGPTNVHLGFDAVIAKDGQEFKVGGATIKVIHTPGHTMESTCYLLIDEEGKEKALFTGDTLFIGDVGRPDLAQKVDESLTQEKLAGHLYDSLRNKIMPLSDDLVVYPAHGAGSACGKNMSKETSDTLGNQKKTNYALQEMDKSTFIKKVTEGLTPPPSYFPQNVKLNIQGYESIDEVLHRGEHPLKPEEFEALANQTGAVLLDTRAPQEFAKGFIPNSINIGIDGNFAVWVGTLIPDVNKEILVIAEEGREEEVITRLARVGYDHALGYLEGGFETWKKTGKEIDSITSISVDELANRKESDPDIQVLDVRKGSEYDSEHVVGAINSPLDYINEHMDNIEKDKTYYVHCASGYRSMIFSSIMKARGYDRIIDIDGGFKGIKSSGKFELTDYTCPSSQL
- a CDS encoding DUF6691 family protein, with the protein product MNVIEKEKKFSEKLGQPNAVKEKGFQPELLKYLFVGVFFGIVLVKSEVISWFRIQEMFRLQSFFMYGVIGSAVAVGMLSVFIIKKWKIKSLNGEPIKIKDKVFDKGQIFGGFIFGLGWALTGACPGPLFAQVGAGFTVVAVTLLSAVAGTWVYGKFSDKLPH
- a CDS encoding MFS transporter; the encoded protein is MQLLRKRRIALSGLFFLAGFCFSSWASRIPDFQQQFGLSEGELGSLLLGMPVGSLIALPLAGWAVHHFGSRIVIISASIAYAIFLVTLGFTQSIFQLAMTVVVFGMIGNIMNISLNTQALDVEDGYARNILASFHGLWSFAGFAGAGLGALMIQLKWSPLQHYWVVSGIMLAILLAAQPFLFKEEKESDGGGLILRKPDALLLRIGMIGFFGMMCEGCMFDWSGVYLKKVVAPPENLVPLGYVAFMGAMASGRFISDALSNLWGKIVMLRISGALIGAGLILVVTIPVLETVIIGFLLVGFGTASVIPLSYSIAGRSQMFSPGIALALVSTIAFFGFLLGPPLIGFIAELFDLQISFAVIAVMGICISLLVSIQLDVFGEHHSSPKKQQSTAS